The segment AGACATGTCTACAGGTTGTCTTTACTTCGACCAACACCTCTGAAAAATGAATCTGCTTTGTCAAACCAACAGATATGTCAGGATCTAGCTACGCCCCCTCCTCAATGTCATTGGTTAAATCGTACAACAGGAGCACACGATTGGCTATCCCGTCTGACAATCAAAAGTCAACAATCTGGACTTCCGTGTTTGCCATATTGCAACAGCGGTACGTAAAAACATCGACGTATTCTGATAATTTAAGTCATgagcaataaaagcaaaatacagCCGAAGAAAAGGCGCATTAGACGTCGGTTTTAGAGGCCTTTTCTTGTGCCGTTAACTTCAAAACACATAATAGAGaaatatgtttcatgttttagaTGAGGGATAACTTAAAGTCCAGTCACAGCTCACTCTGAGGGCTTCTGTGTTAGCACCACTcacaaaaaatacagtttgttcAAAAATGTCTGATGACGACACCAAACGCACAGGTGTACCAATAaatccatgtttatttttaatgacatttcaaTACAGATTTTCTCCACATTCTTATCACATTTGTATCACTTGAGTATaccaatacatttttttaaattaaggaTTTACAAAACCAAGACCTGCATCAGGTGCAGTAGAAACAGACAGTATTTACTTGCTTATTGATTTTTCACATATATAGACACAGGGTAGTAATTTTTGGCTTTACTGTTCAAAATTTCCCAATTATTTCCTGGAAAGACTGTAATTTGCTGCTAATTAAGGGAAAATAAAGGCAAAGGTCCTTTTGTTAGTTGTGATGAGTTAGTGGAGTTTCTCTGATTCTCAGGGGAACTTCCTTGGAAGGGAAACTCCATTTCAGCCTAAcgtatttttatttgtattagtAATTGTAGTGTTGGAAATGCCATGCTTTCTCTTTCAGCTGACTTGtagtacaagtacaagtacaaagTTCTTCACAAGGAAACGTTCAGGAAAATGATTAGGAATTTACACTCATAAATCAAAGCATCACAGACTGGATCCTGTCCATGTATGCAAAAGCTGAACAccctgtttcctctcctccacaaacacatcaaaaaatattaacaaattcacacattcacTTTGTCTAACAGATGGATACAgttcaaaatgtcaataaatgcGAGATGAGCAGCACAGATCAGTGTCAAACAAGCTCTATTCCTGAGAAAATCTACAAGACTGAACCAAGGAGTTTATTGCTGGCGTCCGTTTGTCAGTTGTGCTTTTAAATTAGTGCAGTCCACAAGTTGGCTTCCTGTGGTGGTGGGTGTCACAGTTCCCTCTTAAGttcatactgacacacacaggagTCTCGCTGGCTGTCCAGGTATGGCTTACATCCCAAGTGCATGACAGCGTCGAAGAGCAGAGTCACCGCTGACTCACATGCTGACAAGtggaaagaaaagggaaaaacatGAGCAAACATCTGGCAAGGGAAAGCTGAGTTGGTTTAAAAACAAGTACCTGCAAGgatttgtttttatcatcttcCTTAAAGTGaatctaaaatgttttgtgtgcaaTCACAAACATAGTGTACAGTTTTGATAGGCAGGTTTAATAATGCACTTAAAACTTCAAATTTGCACTTAAATACAAATATCTAAGCGTTTCCAAAACCTTAATCATGATCAGACTTAAACAGATCTTCTAATCCCTTTTatgaacaagattttttttgagtctgtaatttaaaataatttatcaatCTGATCAAGATACCACAGACTACAAATTCAgatttgcagtttttaaaataaaggtCTATTGCACCCTCTGCTGGATATATCAGCTCTTACACTCATTCAGCTGCctgcatgaacacacaggaAACGTCACATATTACCCTTGACCCAtggcaaaaatgtattatttcattttagaagATATAAgtctaatttcttttttttttacaaaggcCTATGACTGAAACATAGCGTCGTTCATAAATTTTGCTAATTAGATTAGGATTATAAACTACTTTACATGAGTGTAAATGTATTACATATTATTTGTAAGTACCCAATTAAATCTTGTTCTGATACTGGTAAATTACTGCATATAAATAATGCTattatccaaagtgctttaaaatATGCGTCTatttcacccacacacacaaacacacacacatacaccctaAGGGCAGGCACTGGCATAACCCCCCGAGGGAAAACTGAGGATtagtatcttgctcaaggacacttcgacatgtcAGACAGGAGAAGTCAGGGATCAAACTGCCAACCCTGCCATTAATGACTAACCCACTCTGACCCCTGAGCCACACTGAAATACACTCAATACAGACCTAAAGTGTACATGTCATGTTTCTGGTTGTctatataaataattttaagcaaatgagctgctggtggactttttttctcagcagacattttaacttgtcatagtaggaaaagcacgGGTGTCGCTAAGAACATTAAGGGTGTTTTATTGACGTTTCCCAGGCTACGTTCACATTACAGGCATTAATGCTCAAGATTTTTTAGTCAGACctgttctttttgtgttttggttcacgttcatgtttgtaagtgatGTGTTTGAGGTCCTCAACtgccacacatgcacagatttAACAGAAATGTGAGTCGCATGCATAAAAGAAaatctgatatgaaaaaaaatccgattttttttgttcacacttctgtgaaaaaatcTGATCTGAGTAATTTGGAGGCAAAATATTTGGTGGATTTGGGCCAGCATGTAATGTGAACGTAAccccagtaagtcatgacagtgtgaatGTTGAACcgcatgcacaataccaggaccctgaaactgaggCAGCTAAATGTATGTCAGCcatgattaatttcattatttacgcCTGTGCTTTTGCTACAATgatgtgttaaaatgtattttgtgaaaaatactataatactaatactaatacctATTATACTGGGGacacaaaaaaattatttaaacatgttttaaatttttttaatattccaAATTAATCTTAGAATAAATATGATTTTGATCACAGGATGTAACCTCCGTCTCATTCTGCATCTAGCCTAAACCCTGCAGCTCAGTCTCTCACCTTGGACACTGTAGGCCAATCCCAGAGTCTTTTGCACATTCCTGCAGATGGTCTCGAGACAGTCCTGGAACTCCTCATCACAGTCGTGCTTCTCACGTCCACAAGTGTCATAGCAGCGGTCATGTTGGTTACAGCATTTGGTCATGGACGGGATGCCTATGTCAAACTGGAGACAACGGCTCGTTTACTCTTTGACTGTTTAGACTGACACTAGAATGATACTGCAGGTGCGAGACATTCATCTCTccaaatgcaaaatattttattaaggTTCAGAGATAAGTTAGttgtaaaatgtacatttcagACATGACAGAAGATAGTGTAAGCTGTGAGTGTTTTAGTCTCGGTAGGTTTCTTTTTTAACTTCTActataaacaaaacaactcTTTCTTCTACCTCACATCGCTCAAATGTATGAATATATTAGAAATTTAAATggtattcatttgtttatttgttaatatttttactAGATCCTAACTGATACTGGAtatttgtttataataaaattgatatttgagagtttaaaaaatatccAATATTCATTTCTTAATGTATCAAACATAACCAAACATTTTTACTAAGAATTCCTTCAATTTACTTTTTGAAGAACTGTGACCAAGAGATGCTGTGAGTGaaattttacagttgaaaaagtACACTGTTTCTAAATACCTAAAGTATACTTTTGGCTCTGACTgttgaaatatacagtactgtacaaaagttttaggcactaatGATGTTTTGATACAACCCTAAACACACAGCCAGAATCATACAGAACCCTTTTCagtgacaagaagaagaaggagtcCCGTAACAGATagtatggcccccacagagccccagtctcaacatcatggagtcagtctgggattacatgacgAGAACTGAGATAAGATGCTTATAACAACCTACCTGCtaagtaccttgaaaaacttGTATGCAGGTGTACTGAGGAGAAGTGCTGGTGCTTTAAAGAGAAACCATGGTCACACCAAATACTGATTttatttaggtttcttctgctTACCGAACTTTGTAtaaagttaattgataaataaaaaaatattaatggcATTAGTTTAGAAAGCATtgtcactttacttttagtgcctaaaatttctgcacagtactgtatgctGATACAGATATATCTGAACCTAATATCTACCAATAATATCAGCAGATGCATTGGTTTAACTCTATACTCTAACATGACGTATAGTGTGTATTATGAACACATATTGTAATTTgcagtaataaaaacaatacaaactgtCACGTTAAAATATGAGGACATTATACACTGTACAGGAGCGGCTTAGTTTGGCATGATGTGTACATGGTGACCCACTTTGTGTACCATATACACAACCTCCAACCTCTGGAGCTCTGTCAGACTACCTGAAATCCAAACAGTGGGGAGCCACACCCATTGGGTGGCGGCTGCTTGTACCCGGGACGAGGCACCGGCTTGTAACCTGTGAAAGAGGAGCAAAGGTGAGGATGTTTACTGTTCTGCCACCGTCAGTTATCTCTAACCACAACAGTACAGACGTTTTAATAGCTTACTGTGCTACTCCAGGGGAGATAATGCGTATCTTCTTTCTCCCAACTGTTACATAAACTACACATTTCATTTGGACTTGGTGTAGCAGGGGAAAGGACAAGTGTGAATAATAAGATGATGTTTAGGTGTGTCAGAGAAAGGTGtttaaagaggaggaagaagaaagaaaactcaCCATCACTACACTTATAATGACACAGCCCGTCATCGCCCCCAAACAAGTCCAGCGCTGCATTAAGATACGTGTCGATTTTGTGTATTCCGTTACGAATAGTTTTCAGAGTCAACCTCCAGTCTGGAGTCTCTGGTTCTTGTTTGTAAGCAGACACATGTGGGAGACATCCACAGGTGTACAAAGCCAAGAGGAAAACACAGATGTGGCTGCTACAGTGCATAGTCCACCTGACGACGGAGCCAGACACCAGCGTCTCCTGGCGCATTTGTATAACTGAGGCTGAATTATTTGCATAAACGTCGTCTTGATGGCATTTCAAGAGTCACGTCTTGTTTTCATTACACTGTTAAGACGACCGAGAAGGTACTGTCTGCTTACTTGCCCATGAATGTATTAAGAGAGCTCCCGTCGCAGTTGAAGGATTTCGTTTCCGGGTTTGTCGCAGTCACGTGACTCCTGATAAACCAATGAAGATGATGTCACACGTTGCAACGCTAAAACGTAAATATTGAATTGTGTTTTCAGTAGTGTGGTCATATCATTTAATTGTGTAcattcttgttgtttttctgtcatttagagagaaattaaattaaaatttatatTCTTCAAAAATTTGTTCCCCCCAAATTATTTCTGAGGTCAAATTCAAGATATAGTATCTTTAACAGAATAATTGAGAATACATGTTGGAAATTTTGATGTcagcactgtaaaaaaaaacaacacacacacacagcaatgtATTTTTACAGCTATGAAGATTTGGGTTTTATTGAAGGTCATCGTTCCACAGGTCACCTACATACTTGGTCACATTTCCAGGCTCCCCAGACCATCAACAGTaccaaaatatatttgttaaatCTTTCTATTCTCAGTCAGATTATATGCATGCAGATGAAGTCAAAATGAATCAATCTCCTTCAGAACAAAAACTGCAGTTAGacatttccattcatttaaatgattataaaaaagTTTCATAGTATCTCTCCCTGTGTCTGATTCAACAGCTGTAGTTACTATTTTCAATCTACAGATTAAgatcttacattaaaaaacatatgatcatTTTATAAACATGATTTGTTATGGATTAAACTAAGTGGCAAAATATACAGTTGTTATAATACTTCCACCCAGACCTGCTGCAACATTCAAATGCTTACACGTTAAGACACCAGTAATTATAAAGCaataatataaacataacaTTATGAAAGGAGCCATTCTACATAATGTGCCTTAAGtacttttagtttttatatttttagtaCATTTAGTCTAGCTGATAATAcctttgtacttttacttaaactaaggttttgaatgcaggacgTGTACATGTACTGGAGTATATACTGTGGTGATTCTGCTTTTACTTTAGTagaggatctgagtacttcttccaccaatGGTTGATTAGTAGTAGTTGATGGAGTGCTCATCAATGTGGGCcacacagttcttttttttttttttactctagaTTGGTGGGTTGTGGCCATGACCCCAACtcaagacaaaaatattcagtgtcTCCATGCGGTTTCCTGTTTTTGTAAATACACAGGCACAGATGAGGTTcgctttttaaaatgatgatgcCCAGATGCATGACTCACAAAGTAGGATTAAAAAGCTagccagagaaaataattatgCTTTATCACAGTAAACACTTCTAATCTGGTCAGAACATTGGCTATGAACATGGTTCAAAGATAATTATATCTACTGCaggtatacagtatgtctgataTTGCtgcatatttttccatttttttaaaaacaagttcATGTTGGTTAGTGATTTCAAGATTTGTCTTTTTACAACATTCAACATCTGGGTGAGTTTACCAACATTACAAGAAACAGATTTAATAGGCATGCAGTGAGTTAGTGTATTTGTCTCGGGTTTGAAATATCTTTGAGATTTCTGCCATTGAGCTGAATGTTAATTTGTTTGTCGCTCCCCCAGCACTAACAAATCACATTGAACAGGAACCTCACTGTCAGCAGTTTTCATACAAACTACTTTGTACCAAAGAAATATTTCCCATTTcccaaacatttcaaaacttggccaaataaaaccaaaactatctgcatggctacatACCACTAGATGTAAGTGGGAAAATATGTTTGCCTTTTtggtaatttgggtgaaccaaccctttaatGTCTGAATCAGAGAAACAAATGTATCCAGTTTATGGTAATAATTtgactttatttaaatgattaggCGAGCATTGAAGAAAATCATTGTTTCTTCTATAGTTACTTAAATAACTGCATAAActtcaaacattcaaaaatgaaaatgtacaaCTCTTTATGTATAACCGTTTGAATGTCCTTCCACGTTTAGTCCCAACCAACTTCACATTTCAGAGTGGACAACATAAAATGTTCCCTAGTAGCAAAATCACAGGTAACTCTTCATGATCCATTGATCTTCATCCACACTTGGAGGTGAGTAGGAAAGcttttatttccttattttctttctgtgttcttCAAGAAAATGGATTTGGAGAGAGGACAGCACCTCTAGATGAACCTATAAAGTCTCCCATCTGATATTTATGTCAAGCAGATGATGCCGAAGGCTGTTTGTTGATCTTAAAGACAGCGATTTGGATTGTGCGGAATGCCTTTCAGGTTGTCACTTCTCGAAGCAAATGGCTTTACAATCAAGTGTCCTTGTCCTTCTCGTTTCCACaggaaaacacaagaaaagcagagtaaaaaaaaaaaaagaaaaaagaaaaagtctggGGCTTTCTACAATGTGTGTAGATTGGTCCATTAAGATGCAACAAGGTGATTGAAGTGAGAAAGGAGAGAAGTTGgcggggtgggggtgggtgggggggataTGAGGAGAGGGACATTTTAAAACTTCAACAATAGAGCTAAATTATTTCAGTAAGTTTTTTGCTCCTAGTGTA is part of the Thunnus albacares chromosome 3, fThuAlb1.1, whole genome shotgun sequence genome and harbors:
- the pla2g12a gene encoding group XIIA secretory phospholipase A2, with protein sequence MRQETLVSGSVVRWTMHCSSHICVFLLALYTCGCLPHVSAYKQEPETPDWRLTLKTIRNGIHKIDTYLNAALDLFGGDDGLCHYKCSDGYKPVPRPGYKQPPPNGCGSPLFGFQFDIGIPSMTKCCNQHDRCYDTCGREKHDCDEEFQDCLETICRNVQKTLGLAYSVQACESAVTLLFDAVMHLGCKPYLDSQRDSCVCQYELKREL